The following is a genomic window from Spiribacter sp. 1M189.
ACCCCATACCGAGTGCGTACGAACCCGCTCCATCGAAAATCTTCCGCTCGTACGTTCCGCCGAGCGTCGCGACTTCCTGGATATCGCCCTGCTCATCGGCAACGCGATTGTTCTTGTTCACCGGTCTGGTCCATCGCCGCGCAAGGAGGCTCAGGTTCAGGTTACCGGCGTCGCCCAGCGTCTGGTACCGATCTGCCGAGAGGCGGTGATCCACGCGGCTGTGATCGCTGGCACGGCTGTAATAGCGAAGGCGGGGGGCATAGCGCATGGAATAGCGTGCCGATGGCGTCCCCGCGCGATAACCGAGCGCCGGGGCAATCTCAGTCACGCTTGACCCCTTTTCCTCCCCGGAGGGGGCCTGACGTATATTGTCATCATAGCCCTGTGCCGCCCCGAGCCCCCAATGGAATCCGGGCGGTGGCGCTTCATTCATTCCTGCGCTGACCTGTGCGTTCACGAGCCCCCAGGCGATGGGTATCGCCAGAAACATCAGCTTGCGCTTCATCATCGCCCTTGCGTTCTTATGTCGCGCTGGATCAACCGCTCAATGTGAGGCTGGCGCTCACTCATCGCCTCCGGCGGCAAGGGTCTTGCGTAGAGAAATCCCTGATGCTCGCTGACCCCCATATGGAAGAGCTTCCGCGCCTGATTGACGGTCTCCACCCCCTCGGCAACCACCCTCAGGCCGAGTCTCTGCATCATCGTCACCAAGCCTGCAACGGCCGCCTCGGACCGAGGGTTGGAATCGAGCTCATCGATCAGCTTTTTGTCGAGCTTGACAATGGACACCGGCAGATCCGCGATTCGATCAATATTGCTCGCTTCACGCCCGAAATCATCGAGCGCCAGCTCAACGGCTTGTGCCGTCAGGCTTTCTGCCTGGTTCTGCAAATGGCTCTGTATCAGTTCACCCGATGCGCTGGCTTCGCTAAGCTCGACGACGAGCCGATAACTGAATTCCGAGCGGATCCGTTCAGCCAGGCGGATCAAGCGATTGAGGTTCTCTTCATGGTATATGAAGTCAAGGCTCAGATTGAGGCTGATGAATTTTCCAATGTCTTCCGGCAACGCCTTCAACACTCGACAAATATTCGTCTCAATATGGTGAAAGCCATCCGGATATTCGACGAGTTTCTTATAGTCCTGCAAAAAGACGGGCGGCGCGTGAATGGTCCCATCTGCGGTAACCCAGCGGATCAATGTTTCATACCCCGCCAGAACACCAGCACTCATGGACACAATCGGCTGAATGAAAAACTGGATTTCGCCGTTTTCCAGTGCAGCCTCTACCGACGCCGCATCAACCAGTTGCCCTCCGACCATGCGTGCCGCGAAGAAATCCTCGTCGGCGAAGCAACTCCGATTCTTACCCATGCGCTTCGCCGTGCGCATTGCTTCATCAGCCCATCGAAGCGCGGAATCAATCTCGTCGCCCGGCATGAGCCTCGCGATCCCGCCAGAGACCGTGCATTGAACCGTCGTACCGCATAGCGTCACGTCCCCGGCGGAAATTGAGTCGCGTATCCTTTCATCCAGATGCTTTGCCGCCGCCCAGCCCGGCCAATCGGTGATAACCGCAAACTCTTCTCCTCCCATCCGCACGGCAATCGCACCAGGGCCCTTCGTCGCGTCAAGCGTCCGAGCCACGACGCGCAACAGGGCGTCACCGACGGTATGGCCCCAAAGATCGTTGGTACGCTTGAAATCATCAATATCGTAGGAGAGCAAGGCGATGTCATAGGGGCTCTTGTTCTCCGGGAACAGCCGCTCCAGGATCCTGCGACTGAAAACGCCGGTGAGCGGATCGGTCACGCTCTGCACTGCAAGTTCCCGGGATCGGTCAAGCAGGTCCGACTGCTGCTGCCTTAACCCCCGCAGGATATAGAATGTCACCAGCAGCCCGCCGGCGATCAGTGCCAGCATCAGGATGATGAGCCGGACATAATCCTCCCAGCCCGCCAGGCGTGCACTGCGCTCCCGATCCCGTTTCTCAATAATGGCGTCGAGCGCGCCCAGAACGCCGCCCCGGATCGTGCCGGACGCCCCCGCAAGCGAACGATAGAGCGGCATCCAGTCTGCGGATCGATGTTCAGGCGCCAATGCGTCAAAGCGCATCGCCCATTCGTCGCGACGCTTCAGAAGCGTTTCCGTGAATTGCGAGAGGGCCGGCCCACCGAGCTGATTGGTGATCGAGGCGACCGCGACACCGATCCGGCTGTAGAAGATGTCGAA
Proteins encoded in this region:
- a CDS encoding EAL domain-containing protein; this encodes MPEHPVAPSVGVPAAPGAAGVNVDLHRAGTDEVVSPRFGWLHDRLTVTLLAALLVALFSVAVYLAVDVQKDIAENRSIGSDNYSWTIFQLETDYLRLINTFDHYLTMRAKDGGVSDEDFAELKQKFDIFYSRIGVAVASITNQLGGPALSQFTETLLKRRDEWAMRFDALAPEHRSADWMPLYRSLAGASGTIRGGVLGALDAIIEKRDRERSARLAGWEDYVRLIILMLALIAGGLLVTFYILRGLRQQQSDLLDRSRELAVQSVTDPLTGVFSRRILERLFPENKSPYDIALLSYDIDDFKRTNDLWGHTVGDALLRVVARTLDATKGPGAIAVRMGGEEFAVITDWPGWAAAKHLDERIRDSISAGDVTLCGTTVQCTVSGGIARLMPGDEIDSALRWADEAMRTAKRMGKNRSCFADEDFFAARMVGGQLVDAASVEAALENGEIQFFIQPIVSMSAGVLAGYETLIRWVTADGTIHAPPVFLQDYKKLVEYPDGFHHIETNICRVLKALPEDIGKFISLNLSLDFIYHEENLNRLIRLAERIRSEFSYRLVVELSEASASGELIQSHLQNQAESLTAQAVELALDDFGREASNIDRIADLPVSIVKLDKKLIDELDSNPRSEAAVAGLVTMMQRLGLRVVAEGVETVNQARKLFHMGVSEHQGFLYARPLPPEAMSERQPHIERLIQRDIRTQGR